Proteins from one Coffea arabica cultivar ET-39 chromosome 8c, Coffea Arabica ET-39 HiFi, whole genome shotgun sequence genomic window:
- the LOC113706506 gene encoding calcineurin-binding protein 1-like isoform X5: MEKLLEVLIAIGDEVACLSVAELILRHWPSHSRALHVKTTIEGSEPIPFAPRGIDRLEPKHIRLKFPEKRKAENDDLIDGAPSKKLKQTIEVQLSEPSWTALAGELLQLLNSFVSASPDQERGQYKSGDVSLSIRLPHTSGSGMETLESKGSMLTTSSEDMPFANCNFEKNSHTKEKEANVSEEQPQERRSSRIERLRSRKPGKEDSDFGTTRDLAKVIVQFLRPFIAGGGGSDDYTTDASTSSDCAEIVTRSQDSESTDVIRFVEKTSENYGAYHVSHLILEEIASRCIFFQDSNAKFLDLEKLTRQWGKERTPECSLFLAELYYDFGLRSPDSSTSEYMSEASYHICKVIECVALECPLQSLAVASHDNLSSRKSLSDPCKIAVDNSHPLSNDFPFWVRFFWLSGRLSMVDGNKAKAQAEFSTSLSLLVNKENKNESTSSICLPHCKVIHKLTVDRILSEINLLEVDFLMKKTVHEMIGKNMYSECVDMLVPLLFSAKDVHLDVGNVSGLDEGFTNVELSAIDALIKACEQAMSMDIEVYLKCHRRKLQILISAAGLGDYPPSIKSHGLNVFSSSETEAKDSACIYWNHVVAEEVKAISGCTSRIKSMIPCDHLNGVIGPMKVIKDIQSILLVLMCNVANKYLCKKSSGLGISDENLQGQICYFVDAAIAFCKLQHLSPTVPIKTQTELIVAVHDMLAEFELCCAHGNDDEEGGTFLKFAIKHLLALDMKLKSNCQNQSKAENQVQSSGQISPVFQIDGSVNEAKIIEQATDVDHTDEISTPEKDATEGNYSESFCTQERLKKEETGVECDRNVGARPNSVFLERQKEKEDTQSIESGKEMTEDEREELELGIDNALDQCFYCLYGLNLRSDSSYEDDLAIHKNTSRGDYQTKEQCADVFQYILPYAKASSRTGLIKIRRVLRAIRKHFPQPPDHVLVGNAIDKILDDPDLCEDKLSEEAGCDGFLDSVIKTVFSDPGSLKQQQASLVVSSGPYHDVYSNLYYFLALSEEMSATDKWAGFVLTKEGEEFVEQNAKLFKYDLLYNPLRFESWQRLANIYDEEVDLLLNDGSKQINVLGWRKNPTLPQRVEKSRRRSRRCLLMTLALAKTAIQQGEIHELLALVYYDGVQNVVPFYDQRSMIPSKDAVWMMFCQNSMRHFKKAFEHKEDWSHAFYLGKICEKLGCSHDTSLSYYAKAIALNPSAVDPFYRMHASRLKLLCTCGKQDQEAMKVVAAYSFMESTKQTIMSTLDIVGGEILEPSMHSEKRNLDDNCAGNMVEVAKLEEVWHMLYNDCLSALEICVEGELKHFHKARYMLAQGLYRRGGSGDLDKAREEISFCFKSSRSSFTINMWEIDSMVKKGRRKTPSVSVNRKPLEVNLAESSRKFITCIRKYILFYLKLLEETGDVSTLDRAHVSLRSDKRFSPCLEDIVPVAIGRYIKTLILSIQQSLSCSDPTRGAIEHLLEKLFSLFLDQVNLWSDICNLPEIKTPELTESYLYGYLYQYIQCLERSVKVEALEGINEKIRKRLKNPKLSNSNCAKVYKIVSVAWCRSLVISMALITPLHSRIPSEIHVPGSLGSGLENIQLLCVDLQSDELWSSSSDDLEHLKCLETKWNPSLSKIKNVIVKRVSDEDLETAAILLRSSYNFYKDTSCALLPSGINLYTVPSQLATETYVQPGIDGVDILDMNTSRKLLLWAYTLLHGYCPNLSVVIKYCEENVKVKMKKGTGTPLTPSNTNVPSGSASNTGGGKDGTGKSNEVDTSSISSATAASLPEIDTTTKMASSPLPEKLEPSNVASASLQGTEACNLASVSPTETKIICSVSSTSMPDSGSTNLPNVVSSNENQGFLSATSDLLDCNVVPTEMSRVDIEGASDLTSEQ, from the exons ATGGAAAAACTTTTAGAAGTTCTCATTGCTATTGGGGATGAGGTTGCCTGTCTTTCTGTGGCTGAATTAATACTGAGGCATTGGCCATCTCATTCACGTGCTTTGCATGTCAAAACTACAATTGAAGGGTCTGAACCCATTCCATTTGCTCCAAGAGGGATAGACAGACTGGAACCAAAACATATCCGGTTGAaatttcctgaaaagagaaaggcAGAAAATGATGACCTGATAGATGGTGCCCCATCAAAAAAGCTAAAGCAGACTATAGAAGTTCAGCTTTCAGAACCTTCATGGACTGCTCTTGCTGGTGAGCTTCTGCAGCTGTTAAATTCGTTTGTTTCAGCTAGTCCTGATCAGGAAAGAGGGCAATATAAATCTGGGGATGTTAGCTTAAGCATACGGTTGCCTCACACTTCTGGAAGTGGCATGGAGACCCTGGAAAGCAAAGGATCTATGTTGACCACATCCAGTGAAGATATGCCGTTTGCTAAttgcaattttgagaaaaattctcACACTAAGGAAAAGGAAGCAAATGTGTCTGAGGAACAACCTCAAGAAAGGCGAAGTAGTCGCATTGAGAGGCTTAGGAGTCGTAAACCAGGGAAAGAGGATTCAGATTTTGGCACCACAAGGGATCTAGCTAAAGTCATAGTGCAATTTCTAAGACCTTTTATTGCAGGTGGAGGAGGTAGCGATGACTATACGACTGATGCTAGTACATCATCTGATTGTGCTGAAATTGTGACCCGTTCACAGGATTCAGAGAGTACAGATGTGATCAGATTTGTGGAGAAAACTTCAGAAAATTATGGTGCTTACCACGTGAGTCACTTAATTTTAGAAGAGATTGCTAGTAGATGCATTTTTTTTCAGGATTCTAATGCTAAATTTTTGGACTTGGAGAAGTTGACTAGGCAATGGGGGAAGGAAAGAACTCCAGAATGCAGTCTTTTTCTCGCAGAGCTATATTATGACTTTGGGCTACGGTCTCCAGACTCATCAACATCTGAATACATGTCAGAGGCATCATATCATATTTGTAAAGTTATTGAATGTGTAGCACTGGAGTGTCCCCTTCAAAGTCTTGCTGTGGCTTCACATGATAATCTCTCTTCAAGGAAGAGCTTGTCGGACCCTTGTAAAATTGCAGTTGACAACAGTCATCCGTTGAGCAATGACTTTCCTTTCTGGGTACGTTTTTTCTGGTTAAGTGGACGCCTTTCGATGGTGGATGGCAACAAAGCAAAAGCTCAAGCAGAGTTTTCTACTTCTCTGTCGCTGTTGGTCAATAAGGAGAACAAGAATGAGTCTACTAGTTCTATTTGCTTGCCCCACTGCAAGGTCATTCACAAGCTTACTGTTGATAGGATTCTCAGTGAAATTAATCTATTAGAGGTTGACTTCTTGATGAAGAAGACTGTACACGAAATGATTGGGAAAAATATGTATTCAGAGTGTGTAGATATGCTTGTTCCCCTTTTATTCTCTGCTAAAGATGTCCATCTTGATGTGGGGAATGTTTCCGGGCTAGATGAAGGATTTACCAATGTTGAGCTATCTGCAATAGATGCTTTGATCAAGGCATGTGAACAAGCTATGTCAATGGATATTGAGGTTTATTTGAAGTGTCACAGAAGGAAACTACAAATACTGATATCTGCCGCTGGTCTAGGAGACTATCCTCCTTCAATTAAAAGTCATGGCTTGAATGTCTTCTCTTCCTCTGAAACAGAAGCAAAGGACAGCGCATGCATCTACTGGAACCACGTTGTTGCTGAAGAAGTCAAGGCAATTTCTGGATGTACCTCACGGATAAAGAGCATGATTCCATGCGATCATTTG AATGGTGTTATAGGTCCAATGAAAGTTATCAAGGATATCCAGTCTATCTTGCTAGTACTTATGTGCAATGTTGCAAATAAGTACCTTTGTAAGAAATCATCTGGACTTGGGATTTCAGACGAAAATTTGCAGGGACAGATATGCTACTTTGTAGATGCAGCTATTGCATTCTGTAAACTCCAGCACCTTAGCCCTACTGTTCCTATCAAAACTCAG ACAGAGTTGATTGTTGCTGTGCATGACATGCTTGCTGAGTTTGAACTCTGCTGTGCCCATGGAAATGATGACGAGGAGGGGGGGACATTTTTGAAGTTTGCCATAAAGCACCTGTTAGCCTTGGATATGAAGCTTAAATCTAATTGTCAAAACCAAAGCAAGGCTGAGAATCAAGTCCAAAGTTCTGGTCAGATATCCCCTGTTTTTCAGATTGATGGTTCTGTTAATGAAGCAAAGATTATTGAACAGGCTACAGATGTGGATCATACAGATGAAATCAGTACACCAGAGAAGGATGCTACTGAAGGGAACTATTCAGAAAGCTTTTGCACTCAGGAACGTCTAAAGAAAGAGGAGACAGGAGTAGAATGTGATAGAAACGTGGGTGCTAGGCCAAATAGCGTGTTCCTTgagagacaaaaagaaaaagaagacacTCAATCTATAGAAAGTGGAAAAGAAATGACAGAGGATGAAAGAGAAGAATTAGAACTGGGAATTGATAATGCTTTGGATCAGTGCTTTTACTGTTTGTATGGTTTGAATCTTAGATCTGACTCATCTTATGAAGATGATTTAGCCATACACAAAAACACTAGCCGGGGAGACTATCAGACAAAGGAACAGTGTGCTGATGTTTTCCAATACATACTGCCTTATGCCAAAGCTTCATCA CGAACCGGTCTTATTAAAATTCGGAGAGTACTAAGAGCTATACGGAAGCACTTTCCGCAGCCTCCTGATCATGTTTTGGTGGGAAATGCAATAGATAAAATCTTAGATGATCCTGACTTATGTGAAGATAAACTGTCAGAAGAAGCTGGATGTGATGGCTTTCTGGATTCAGTTATCAAGACAGTATTTTCTGATCCTGGAAGCCTCAAACAACAGCAAGCATCGTTGGTTGTTAG CTCTGGACCTTACCATGATGTGTACAGCAACTTGTATTACTTTCTAGCTTTGTCTGAAGAAATGAGTGCAACAGATAAATGGGCAGGTTTTGTATTAACCAAGGAAGGGGAAGAGTTTGTTGAGCAAAATGCAAAACTCTTTAAGTATGATTTACTGTACAATCCCCTACGCTTTGAGAGTTGGCAGCGGCTAGCAAATATATATGATGAG GAGGTGGACTTACTATTAAATGATGGAAGTAAGCAAATAAATGTTTTAGGATGGAGGAAGAATCCTACTTTACCTCAGAGGGTTGAAAAAAGTAGGAGGAGGAGCAGGCGATGCTTATTGATGACTTTGGCTCTTGCAAAAACAGCAATTCAACAG GGTGAGATACATGAATTGTTAGCACTAGTGTACTACGATGGTGTTCAGAATGTTGTACCATTTTATGACCAGAGATCTATGATACCCTCGAAGGATGCAGTTTGGATGATGTTCTGTCAGAACTCAATGAGACATTTCAAGAAGGCCTTTGAGCataa GGAAGATTGGTCTCATGCATTTTATCTGGGAAAAATATGTGAGAAGCTTGGCTGTTCACACGACACGTCTTTGTCATATTATGCTAAGGCTATTGCCTTGAATCCATCAGCTGTGGATCCATTCTACAGGATGCATGCTTCACGCCTGAAGCTACTCTGCACATGTGGGAAACAAGATCAAGAAGCTATGAAG GTTGTTGCAGCATATTCTTTTATGGAGTCAACAAAGCAAACCATAATGAGTACTCTTGACATAgttggtggtgaaattttggaaccaTCAATGCATAGCGAGAAAAGAAACTTAGATGACAACTGTGCCGGTAATATGGTGGAAGTTGCCAAGTTGGAAGAGGTGTGGCATATGCTTTACAATGATTGCCTTTCTGCACTTGAAATCTGTGTTGAAGGAGAACTCAAGCATTTTCACAAGGCCAGATATATGCTCGCTCAAGGGCTGTATAGAAGGGGGGGCAGTGGGGATCTGGATAAGGCAAGGGAGGAGATTTCCTTCTGCTTTAAGTCATCTCGTTCTTCATTTACGATAAACATGTGGGAGATTGACAGTATGGTAAAGAAAGGAAG GCGCAAAACACCAAGTGTTTCTGTAAATAGGAAACCTCTGGAAGTTAACCTAGCAGAAAGTTCTAGAAAGTTTATCACTTGCATCAGGAAGTACATATTGTTCTATCTGAAATTATTGGAGGAGACGGGAGATGTCTCTACGTTGGATCGGGCTCATGTTTCTCTTCGCTCAGATAAGAGG TTCTCTCCATGCCTTGAGGATATTGTTCCGGTTGCCATCGGGAGGTACATCAAGACCTTAATTTTGTCCATCCAGCAATCTCTCTCGTGCTCTGATCCTACTCGTGGTGCTATTGAACATCTTCTGGAGAAATTATTTTCTCTGTTTTTAGACCAGGTCAACTTATGGTCAGACATATGCAACTTGCCTGAGATTAAGACCCCAGAATTGACGGAGAGCTATTTATATGG ATATCTGTATCAATACATCCAATGCTTAGAGAGAAGTGTCAAGGTAGAAGCACTTGAAGGAATAAATGAGAAAATTAGGAAGCGTTTGAAGAACCCAAAGTTGTCTAATAGCAACTGTGCTAAAGTTTATAAGATCGTTTCTGTTGCTTGGTGTCGGTCTCTTGTTATTAGCATGGCTTTAATAACACCATTGCACTCAAGAATTCCAAGCGAGATCCATGTTCCAGGTTCATTAGGTAGTGGACTAGAAAATATACAGTTGCTCTGTGTAGATTTGCAATCAGATGAATTGTGGAGTTCATCGTCTGATGACCTAGAGCATCTGAAGTGTCTTGAAACCAAATGGAATCCTTCGTTGTCTAAGATCAAGAATGTGATAGTTAAGAGGGTATCAGATGAAGACTTGGAGACTGCTGCTATTTTGCTCAGATCTTCCTATAACTTTTACAAGGATACCTCTTGTGCATTGCTCCCATCTGGCATAAATCTTTATACGGTGCCATCTCAGTTAGCAACGGAGACATATGTCCAGCCAGGTATAGATGGCGTGGACATACTTGACATGAACACTTCAAGGAAGCTTCTTTTGTGGGCCTACACACTTTTGCATGGATATTGTCCAAACCTTTCAGTCGTCATTAAGTACTGTGAAGAAAATGTTAAG GTGAAGATGAAAAAGGGGACTGGAACTCCATTGACGCCTTCAAATACAAATGTTCCCTCGGGCTCAGCATCTAATACAG GGGGTGGCAAAGATGGAACTGGTAAAAGCAATGAAGTCGATACTTCCTCTATCTCTTCTGCTACTGCTGCTTCCTTGCCTGAAATAGATACAACAACTAAAATGGCATCTTCTCCATTACCTGAAAAGCTGGAGCCGAGCAATGTTGCATCTGCTTCTTTGCAGGGAACGGAGGCATGTAATTTGGCATCCGTATCTCCGACTGAAACAAAGATTATCTGCAGTGTATCATCTACATCTATGCCTGATAGTGGGAGCACAAATTTGCCAAATGTTGTATCATCCAATGAGAATCAAGGGTTTCTATCAGCTACTTCTGATCTTCTCGATTGTAACGTTGTTCCCACAGAAATGAGCCGTGTGGATATAGAAGGTGCCTCAGATCTGACTTCTGAGCAATGA